Below is a genomic region from Dioscorea cayenensis subsp. rotundata cultivar TDr96_F1 chromosome 14, TDr96_F1_v2_PseudoChromosome.rev07_lg8_w22 25.fasta, whole genome shotgun sequence.
GGACTGTTCCAAAAATGACACATAAGTGGTTAGTACTTATTTGCGGCACACATATAATGGAAGAATTCGAGAGCTTGGATGGAGGGCCATGGAAAtaacttctttcttcttcttccagtGCAACGTTAGATGATACATGGTTTTGTATAGCAGGTTCATGTGGTATATTCTACATGCTGTTTTGCTTTCTTATTCAGGTAATGAAAAATCAGGAGGCCGTCGATTTGATAAAAAACATCAAAGACCCTCAATCAGCAGCCAAGCGTTTGACGACCGAGGCATTGACTCGAAAGAGCAAAGATGATATCTCTTGTATTGTTATTCGTTTCCGTTGCTAAATGCCCACATGATGGATATTACTGTCTTCTCCGGCTGATGTAATTGAAGTCAAAGGATACATTCTTGTCGCCCGTTGCAGACAAACAGTTTGTCATTCCTTTTGAGTACACAGAGGGTGGCATACCACATAAAGTTGAGCTGATTCATGCTAGTAGGACTTGGCCTTTTTGTCTGATTGATCCAATGCTTAGCTTTACTGCATTACTAATGTATATacactatattatatatatgcatatatatttgtcTTTGAGGATGATTTACATCTTATTTCTTGTTTCATTTTGGTTCTCCTATAatcttatttctttatttatttattttatctagcTTGTTATTTACATGTTTGTTTGTGCATAAATTGAATGTAATATTTGTCATATAGATTTACATCTCTGGTAATAACACCTGTTAGTCATGTGTTTCTTATTTACATCTGCCCTCTCATTTACGTGTACGTGAATGACTGAACTTTCAGGTTTTTGGGTGGTTgggtctttttatttttaagtacaaAACAAATCTAATTGGTTCAATTGAGCGGTTGggtctttttattttcaagtaCAAAACAAATCTCATCAGATCAATTGGTTTTTAAGTACACCTTTCTTCCTTATTCAAATCTATTTCTAATAGCCTCTaatcacaaaaaacaaaaaacaaaaaaaataaatctcagAGTATTTTAAGCTGAAATATTTAATtgcaaaaatttataattttaagcagaaaatattaaatgtattatatattaagtgaaaatttatttaattaaataaaaacatgcattattaaatgaaaactatatattttaagagGAAAGTAGAACAAATTGACGAAGTGAGAGAAAGAGGACGAGACTATTACCACCACTACGAAcactttcatttctttttaattttgaatcaatctTTGCAGTTTACACATTTTCCGGATCGGCTTTGGATTCCCTTCCTAGAGGATCTGGCTACTTCCATGCCTTATAAGTTACAGAAATGAACTAATGAGTGCCATTTGATGAGTAAGATCCGGTGGCTTGACCACAGAGACAAAAAGAGGTCATTTATTAAGAACCTAAACCTGCTAATTAATATGATAATCATTCATTTCCATTCGGCCATGATGGCCCACGTGACATTATGCGCCACACGTGTCATTTAAGAGTTATCACAAACACAAACATGCGATGTCAATCACATAGTCTCTTCTATCAATCATACATTTCTCTCTTTCTCGGTGTGTGTGATGGAACAGGTCACAAAGTGGGCTGCTTAACTCCAAAAGAAAGAGAGCCGTAAAAGTGAAGGTACTCAGCTAATCATGTTTGGTTAATGATTGATGTTAAGAGAAATGCCAAAGCGAAGGTGAAGGCAACTAACTCGGAATTCTGTCTCTTTATCCTTTAACTGACTTGTTCAAATCACatctcatgttttttatttatttatttattttaattttttttggagccatatgtgtgtgtgtgtctcttGTTGGATGCAACTGACAAATTCATTGTCACAGTACATTTAAGTTGTGGAAAAATGGGACTAACTGATGATACTGGAAAGCGGTGCCCTCTTCTGCCTTGCCCAATTCCCAACATAACGAATACCAGCATGCACATgatgcagcagcagcagcagcagcagcaggtATGATTTCATCTTgtgcttcttcttttttttctgtttgTCCTCAGTTTCCACAACTACTCAAAATCAACATACCATAATGCTTTGGACACTATTTCTTTGAGTAGTTTTAGTTGATCTCATGCTGATAATATTTGAGCTGAAGAGAAAGATAAGGAAAAGGTATTTACTATTTAGGGAAGACTAGAAATCATTCTAGCATATAAGAGTCCTTAAAACAGGAAGaatcctgaaaaaaaaaaacaccatagGACTGACTGCACAACGAATTTCCATCATTTGAACGTGTACATAAATTTTATTCCTTCTATTCTTGGTTCCATTGTtggaataaaaattttcaagcaAGTGGATAATCAGTCATATGCAAATCTGAAAGAAATTTGTCAAATTGAGTGGGTGTACAGTTTCAtcaactataatttttttgaaagtgTGTGTTTCTgctttttgtgcttttttttttttttttatgacagaTGGTTGATCATGCATCTACTTATACCATGGATGAGGCACTGCTGCCCATGGGCTTCGGCAAGTTCCAAGCTTTTTTGCTTGCTTATTCAGGGATGGGATGGATTTCTGAAGCCATGGAGATGATGCTACTGTCATTTGTAGGGCCATCTGTTCAAGAGATATGGAAGCTATCTGCTCAAGAGCAGAGCCTGATCACTAGTGTTGTTTTTGTTGGCATGCTCATAGGAGCATTTTCTTGGGGCCTTATTTCTGATATTTATGGACGGAGGTATATACCTTTCTCCTTTCCTTCTATGAATATTATGTATCATATATCAATGGGAATTCACTGAGATTTTATTCTCTGTATATCATTGTTTAAACTtagattgttcaatttcaaaCTAAAACATTTGTTATATGTAGTCAGGGCAACATTGATACAACAGTATGATTTATAACAATCTTCGTGTATTTCTTATGTAGTAGTAAGGCTCAGAGGGCTTGCTAGAGTTGGCTGATGGCCCTGCTGCATCATTTTATcttgtttgattaaaatattcaaCTTAATTTTGCAAAGAGAAAGTTTTCAATAAAGCTGGAATGTTCATTGAAAGATTTTGCATAATCTGTATTGACATGAAGCATCTTATTTCCTCAgcaaacatttttaatatgatAGGAAAGCAGAGATGATGCATTGGAGtgcttttttcttgttttattttgtcctttttttttcttttggtatgCAAATTCTATCCAACCCATATTCGAACCTTGACAAAATTGCTTATTTGCTTGCTGTGGACTTTTTTCAGGATAGGTTTCCTTTTTACAGCAATAATCACTGGTGTAGCTGGTTTTCTCAGTGCATTTGCTCCCAATTACATTGCTTTGATCGTCCTTCGTTTTCTTGTGGGGATTGGGTTGGGAGGTGGACCTGTGCTCTCTGCTTGGTTTTTGGAGTTTGTTCCTTCACCAAATAGAGGAGCTTGGATGGTTGTTTTTTCAGCATTTTGGTCCGTTGGTACTATCCTTGAGGCATCCCTTGCATGGGTAGGATTTTCCAATATTCCTTATGTACTTCTAATTGCAACTGTCGACATTTCTTTCCTTTcagtatgtgtatatatattcattctaTTCTGAAGTAGCAAAATTAGCATCAGCACCTTCATTCTAATATAAGTTGTTACCACCCACTTTTTCCTTTACATTAATCTTTCATACAAATTGATGATATTTGACACACACTCATATCTGTTTCCTTGCATAAGTTCATGTAAATTAGGTACTCCATTTCAAATCAActtattatataatatcatgagTTTGTAGGATATTTACCTGTTCTTAGCCTTAGTTTAGAGTCCCTTCAGATATGGATTCTCTCTTGGTTCACAAGGAGGCAATCTTGATTACTGGTTAATGATGCAATATGTATGAAAAGGAGTGGTTTCATCAGCACTTTTCCTATGTATAGGTCAGTCATTTGGTCTGACATATTGAAATTCTTTTGAAATCTTATCATGTCTAAGgtcattttctttagttttaagcattctcatttaaatatttcagcCTTACTAATTCTCTTATGCAGGCTGTAATGCCTAAAATGGGCTGGAGATGGTTATTGGCATTATCCTCTACGCCATCATTTCTTCTACTTTTGTTGTACTGGTTCACGCCCGAGTCACCAAGATACCTCTGCATGAAAGGAAAAACAACTGATGCAATGCAAGTTTTAGAGAGGATGGCTAAGTGGAACCATGTGTCACTTCCTTCTGGCAGACTTGTTTCTGATCACAGTTGCGTGCCAGATGAAAATCCTGCATCTTCTGCAGGCTTAGATTCAATCACAATTCAAAGGCATGACACAAACATTGATGATAGTGAATCAAAGAGAGGAGGGATCACTTCATTATTTAGAATTTTATCACGAAAATTACTCAGAACTACTCTTCTTCTATGGATGGTTATCTTTGGTTGTGCATTTGCGTATTATGGAATCATCTTGCTTACTTCTGAGTTAAGTAGTGGAAATAAGAGATGTTCATCAAACAAGTTGCACTTGAAGTCAGATGGTTCAGGCCTCTACAAAAATGTTCTTATCACCAGCTTGGCCGGTATGATATATTCATGCTGCTTTATGTTCTATGTTTGGCACTGTATGTTTCATATCGTACTAAGATACTTGATGTTTACGACAAGCTAACACTTAATTCAAATTTATGCAGAGATTCCGGGGCTTTTTATAGCAGCTACCATTGTGGACAGAATTGGGCGCAAGTTGAC
It encodes:
- the LOC120275676 gene encoding organic cation/carnitine transporter 7-like, whose protein sequence is MGLTDDTGKRCPLLPCPIPNITNTSMHMMQQQQQQQQMVDHASTYTMDEALLPMGFGKFQAFLLAYSGMGWISEAMEMMLLSFVGPSVQEIWKLSAQEQSLITSVVFVGMLIGAFSWGLISDIYGRRIGFLFTAIITGVAGFLSAFAPNYIALIVLRFLVGIGLGGGPVLSAWFLEFVPSPNRGAWMVVFSAFWSVGTILEASLAWAVMPKMGWRWLLALSSTPSFLLLLLYWFTPESPRYLCMKGKTTDAMQVLERMAKWNHVSLPSGRLVSDHSCVPDENPASSAGLDSITIQRHDTNIDDSESKRGGITSLFRILSRKLLRTTLLLWMVIFGCAFAYYGIILLTSELSSGNKRCSSNKLHLKSDGSGLYKNVLITSLAEIPGLFIAATIVDRIGRKLTMSSMLFVSCILLIPLVSHQKEVLTVGLLFGARMLISGSFTIVYIYAPEVYPTSTRTTGVGVASAVGRVGGIVCPLVAVGLVHGCHQTAAVLLFELVILLAAVAICFFPFETSRRYLLDSVHNIK